The Spirochaetota bacterium genome includes a region encoding these proteins:
- a CDS encoding YigZ family protein: MKIFKKDNLESYLEVYGSRFICNIKNIKSKEEFFQFYDEIKKKYPKATHYVPVYRILEKGNIIYYFSDDKEPKKTAGFPIFNIIEKNDIINIGVCVVRYFGGIKLGTGGLQKAYSKVFLDILNREELIDYKKILNIILEVSVSNYDKIIDHLNKDFLKVKDRIFESNNSNFILKIEIEEDKKDIILNLSKKFNLVYKITD, encoded by the coding sequence ATGAAGATATTTAAAAAAGACAATTTAGAAAGTTATTTAGAAGTTTATGGTTCAAGATTTATTTGTAATATTAAAAATATTAAAAGCAAGGAAGAATTTTTTCAGTTTTATGATGAAATAAAGAAAAAGTATCCAAAGGCTACTCATTATGTGCCTGTATATAGAATCTTGGAAAAGGGTAATATTATTTATTATTTTTCGGATGATAAAGAGCCTAAGAAAACTGCTGGTTTTCCTATATTTAATATAATAGAAAAAAATGATATTATTAATATAGGAGTTTGTGTAGTAAGATATTTTGGAGGAATAAAACTTGGAACAGGAGGACTCCAAAAAGCTTATTCAAAGGTATTTTTAGATATTTTAAATAGAGAAGAGTTAATAGATTATAAAAAAATTTTGAATATTATATTAGAAGTTTCTGTCTCTAATTATGATAAAATTATTGATCATCTAAATAAAGATTTCCTTAAAGTAAAAGATAGGATTTTTGAGAGTAATAATTCAAATTTTATATTAAAAATTGAGATTGAAGAAGATAAAAAAGATATTATCTTAAATTTGTCTAAGAAATTTAATTTAGTTTATAAAATAACAGATTGA